A window of the Lentimicrobium sp. L6 genome harbors these coding sequences:
- the xdhB gene encoding xanthine dehydrogenase molybdopterin binding subunit encodes MASSLAHNSILHHVTGNSVYINDIPLPEGSLHAFPFYSSISHGRIVSINCHEARKQKGVHSIMNYTEIPGVNQMGPVVHDEVCLAEDHVEFVGQVIALIAAESREIAIKASKLIDIEYEELGSVVLVKRAIEKGVMLKPARKMETGNIEEGLKKSTMQLEGEFYSNGQEHWYLETQTALCIPLEGKEMKVYASTQHPSETQAIVAEVLGIPRHLIEVEVKRMGGAFGGKETQANHIAAWTALLARKTGKPVKMHLDRDTDQIITGKRHAFYSEYKVGFDEDGMLHALDVKLHSNGGAALDLSMAIMERALFHMDNAYYIPNLKVLGHAWKTNQPPNTAFRGFGGPQSIALIENIIDRIARQLKIDSSEIRRRNFYSSGEKNITHYDQKLGKNPLAAIYEEIMETAEYEKRREDINIFNSQNKWKKRGMSLVPVKFGISFTTSFLNQAGALVHIYQDGSVMVNHGGTEMGQGLHTKMRRIAADTFGISTEKVLISATNTSKVPNTSATAASSGTDLNGKAVENACLTLKKRLEDSFMEKFELHHSGDIRFEKNNITAGRARMSFAELVMHSYLQQVSLSSTGYYRTPDIKFDREKGKGTPFYYFAYGMSISEVELDVFTGKHELLRTDILHDVGESINPLIDKGQIEGAFVQGLGWVTTEELRYDEKGHLLTHSPDTYKIPTMDDIPKDFRVAFTKDTANPNNIKRSKAVGEPPFIHGLSVWLALKDAISAVYNHKKEPRLDIPATHEAIVLCLDGMKR; translated from the coding sequence ATGGCGTCATCACTAGCTCATAACAGTATTTTGCATCATGTGACGGGCAATTCTGTTTATATTAACGATATTCCACTTCCAGAAGGAAGTCTCCATGCATTTCCTTTTTATTCTAGTATTTCTCACGGTAGAATTGTGAGTATCAATTGCCATGAAGCGAGAAAGCAAAAAGGCGTGCACAGCATCATGAATTATACAGAAATCCCCGGTGTGAATCAGATGGGGCCTGTGGTTCATGATGAAGTTTGTTTGGCTGAAGATCACGTTGAATTTGTTGGACAAGTGATTGCTTTAATTGCTGCAGAAAGTCGTGAGATTGCAATAAAAGCTTCAAAGCTGATTGATATTGAATATGAAGAATTGGGATCGGTGGTATTGGTAAAAAGAGCCATAGAAAAGGGAGTGATGCTAAAACCCGCCCGTAAAATGGAAACCGGAAACATTGAGGAGGGTTTGAAAAAATCAACAATGCAATTAGAAGGAGAGTTTTATAGTAATGGTCAGGAGCATTGGTATTTAGAAACTCAGACAGCACTTTGTATTCCACTGGAAGGCAAGGAAATGAAAGTATATGCTAGTACTCAACATCCTTCAGAAACTCAGGCTATTGTTGCGGAGGTTTTGGGTATTCCAAGGCATTTGATAGAGGTGGAAGTGAAAAGAATGGGTGGTGCTTTTGGAGGCAAAGAGACTCAAGCCAATCATATTGCGGCTTGGACAGCGCTCTTGGCTCGTAAAACGGGCAAGCCTGTAAAGATGCACCTCGATAGGGATACCGACCAGATTATTACGGGCAAGCGACATGCTTTTTATTCAGAATATAAAGTAGGTTTTGATGAGGACGGCATGCTTCACGCTTTGGATGTGAAACTGCATTCTAATGGTGGTGCTGCTTTGGATTTGAGTATGGCGATTATGGAAAGAGCTTTATTTCATATGGACAATGCTTATTATATCCCCAACTTGAAAGTGCTTGGTCATGCTTGGAAAACCAATCAACCACCCAATACGGCTTTTAGAGGTTTTGGAGGTCCACAGTCTATTGCATTAATAGAGAATATTATAGATAGAATAGCTAGGCAATTAAAGATAGACTCCTCCGAAATTAGAAGAAGGAATTTCTATAGTTCGGGAGAAAAGAATATTACCCATTACGATCAGAAACTTGGAAAAAATCCTTTGGCTGCCATCTATGAGGAAATCATGGAAACTGCTGAATATGAGAAGAGAAGAGAAGATATAAATATTTTTAATAGTCAGAACAAGTGGAAAAAAAGAGGCATGAGTTTGGTTCCTGTAAAATTTGGAATTTCTTTCACTACTTCTTTCTTAAATCAGGCTGGTGCTTTGGTTCATATTTATCAGGATGGTTCGGTGATGGTGAATCATGGTGGCACAGAAATGGGACAAGGCTTACATACAAAGATGCGACGAATTGCTGCTGATACTTTTGGGATTTCTACTGAAAAGGTACTCATAAGTGCCACCAACACTTCTAAGGTCCCAAATACTTCCGCTACTGCAGCTTCCTCTGGTACCGACCTCAATGGTAAGGCAGTAGAAAATGCTTGCCTTACACTAAAGAAAAGACTGGAGGATTCTTTTATGGAGAAATTTGAGCTTCATCATTCGGGTGATATTCGCTTCGAAAAAAATAATATAACGGCAGGTAGAGCTAGAATGAGTTTTGCGGAATTAGTGATGCATTCCTATCTTCAGCAGGTGAGTTTGAGTAGTACAGGTTATTATAGAACTCCAGATATTAAGTTTGATAGAGAAAAGGGAAAAGGGACTCCATTTTACTATTTTGCTTATGGCATGTCCATCTCCGAAGTGGAGTTAGATGTGTTCACTGGAAAGCATGAGTTGCTCCGTACGGATATACTTCATGATGTGGGAGAATCCATCAATCCATTAATCGACAAAGGGCAAATTGAAGGTGCCTTTGTACAAGGTTTGGGTTGGGTGACTACTGAAGAACTACGCTATGATGAAAAAGGGCATTTGCTCACCCATTCTCCTGATACCTATAAGATTCCAACGATGGATGATATTCCTAAGGATTTTAGAGTGGCTTTTACTAAGGATACAGCCAATCCCAATAATATTAAGAGGAGTAAGGCGGTAGGGGAGCCACCCTTTATTCATGGGCTTTCGGTTTGGTTGGCATTGAAAGATGCGATTTCAGCAGTTTATAATCACAAAAAAGAACCCCGATTAGATATTCCGGCTACTCATGAGGCTATTGTTTTATGTTTGGATGGGATGAAGAGATAG
- a CDS encoding pitrilysin family protein, whose amino-acid sequence MPPFMEEYQIHRFSNGLKLVHQQISQDQTVAHLGLIINTGSRDELKKENGLAHFIEHVIFKGTKKRKAYHVLSRLEDVGAELTAYTSKEETVLQAAFLYQHYERSLELMADIIINSTFPQKELDKEKEVVIDEINSYKDTPSEQIFDDFDWLLFPNHPLGNNILGTKAKVRKYTQENVLQFVKKHYRASDMVISSVGNVEMDKLVKLIEKHFADLPNGGNTKHRKAPEAYEAVEINKKRRVYQAHCMIGTRAYSIQDEKRIAFSLLNNYLGGPGLNSRLNLGIREKYGFTYNLESNFTALTDTGHFSIYLGTDELYLDKTIELVHKELRMLRDTKLGPQQLKKAKQQLIGQIAISEESNANKMLGNGRSLLSFDKVSNLNAINKKIDALTSDMIIEVANEIFEPKQLSMLIYQ is encoded by the coding sequence TTGCCACCTTTTATGGAAGAATATCAAATACATCGCTTTTCAAATGGACTAAAACTAGTTCATCAGCAGATTAGTCAAGATCAGACTGTTGCTCATTTAGGCCTCATTATAAATACAGGTTCTAGAGACGAGCTGAAAAAAGAAAATGGCTTGGCTCATTTTATTGAGCATGTTATTTTTAAAGGCACTAAGAAACGTAAAGCCTATCATGTTCTAAGTCGTTTGGAGGATGTTGGAGCTGAGCTTACTGCCTATACCTCTAAAGAAGAGACCGTATTACAAGCCGCCTTCCTTTATCAGCATTACGAGCGTAGCTTAGAATTAATGGCAGATATCATTATCAATTCTACTTTTCCACAAAAAGAGCTTGACAAAGAGAAAGAAGTAGTGATAGATGAGATCAACTCCTATAAAGATACACCTTCAGAGCAAATATTTGATGACTTCGACTGGCTCTTATTTCCGAACCATCCTCTAGGAAATAATATTTTAGGTACTAAAGCCAAAGTCAGAAAGTATACTCAAGAAAATGTACTTCAATTTGTAAAGAAGCATTATAGAGCCAGCGATATGGTTATCTCCTCAGTAGGTAATGTTGAAATGGATAAACTCGTCAAGCTTATCGAGAAACATTTTGCAGATTTACCTAATGGAGGAAATACTAAGCATAGAAAAGCACCAGAAGCCTATGAGGCCGTTGAAATTAATAAGAAAAGAAGAGTTTATCAAGCACACTGCATGATAGGTACTCGTGCCTATTCCATACAGGATGAAAAAAGAATCGCCTTTAGCCTCCTCAATAATTATCTTGGCGGCCCAGGTCTCAACAGTCGTCTAAACTTAGGTATTAGAGAGAAATATGGTTTTACTTATAATTTGGAATCTAATTTCACAGCATTAACCGATACGGGGCATTTTTCCATTTACCTAGGTACTGATGAATTATATTTGGATAAAACCATAGAATTAGTGCACAAAGAATTGAGGATGCTAAGAGACACCAAACTCGGTCCACAGCAATTAAAAAAGGCGAAACAACAACTGATTGGCCAAATTGCCATTTCAGAAGAAAGCAATGCCAACAAAATGCTAGGAAACGGTAGAAGCCTTTTAAGCTTTGATAAAGTGAGTAATTTAAATGCCATCAATAAGAAAATAGACGCACTCACTTCAGATATGATTATTGAAGTAGCCAATGAGATATTCGAACCCAAGCAATTGAGCATGTTAATATATCAATAA
- a CDS encoding O-methyltransferase encodes MNLLPDSIENYINDHSSQEDQLLYELYRETNLKTTHPRMLSGSVQGQFLQMLANLIHAESILEIGTFTGYSAICLARGMKAEGKLHTIDIKEEFSDIANKYIKRAGFENKITQHIGDALDIIPQINEEFDLIFIDADKLNYPKYFELVAEKMSTGGLLIVDNVLWSGKVVKKLKTADKDTRGVLEFNKKIQEDGRFENTLIPLRDGLMLARKK; translated from the coding sequence ATGAACTTATTACCGGATTCCATAGAAAATTATATCAATGATCATTCTAGCCAAGAAGATCAATTATTATACGAATTATATAGAGAAACCAACCTGAAAACCACCCATCCTCGCATGCTATCGGGATCGGTACAGGGACAATTTCTGCAAATGCTGGCTAATTTAATTCATGCAGAAAGTATACTCGAGATTGGTACTTTTACTGGATATTCTGCAATCTGCTTAGCTAGAGGAATGAAAGCTGAAGGTAAACTTCATACCATCGATATAAAAGAAGAGTTTTCCGACATAGCCAATAAGTATATAAAGAGAGCTGGTTTTGAAAACAAAATCACGCAACATATTGGTGATGCCCTGGATATTATCCCGCAAATTAATGAGGAATTCGACCTCATATTTATAGATGCCGATAAGTTGAATTACCCCAAATACTTCGAATTGGTAGCTGAAAAAATGAGTACAGGAGGCCTACTAATTGTAGACAATGTATTATGGTCGGGAAAAGTGGTTAAAAAATTAAAGACTGCAGATAAAGATACTAGAGGTGTTTTAGAATTCAATAAGAAGATTCAGGAGGATGGTAGATTTGAGAATACGCTTATCCCATTGAGAGATGGACTGATGTTGGCTCGCAAAAAATAA
- the rsmI gene encoding 16S rRNA (cytidine(1402)-2'-O)-methyltransferase → MSKLYIIPTPIGNLEDMTFRAIRILQEVDLILAEDTRTSGKLLKHYDIKTPSQSHHIHNEHRSIESLVSRIQTGTTMALISDAGTPAISDPGFLLVRACVQNNIEVDCLPGATALIPALVNSGLPNDRFHFEGFLPHKKGRHTRLLFLAEMESTIILYESPHRLIKALKQFVEYFGEDRQISVSREISKLHEETVRGSVKEVIEVYESRPSVKGEIVIVIGGKN, encoded by the coding sequence ATGTCGAAATTATATATTATACCTACACCCATTGGAAACTTAGAAGACATGACCTTTAGGGCCATCAGAATTCTACAGGAAGTGGATTTAATTTTGGCAGAAGATACCAGAACTTCTGGCAAGCTATTGAAACATTACGACATAAAAACCCCATCACAGTCGCATCATATACATAATGAACACCGCAGTATTGAGTCTTTAGTTTCTCGTATACAAACCGGAACCACTATGGCCTTAATTAGCGATGCTGGGACGCCCGCCATTTCTGACCCTGGATTTTTATTGGTTAGAGCTTGCGTGCAAAATAATATTGAAGTGGATTGCTTACCAGGAGCTACTGCGCTTATCCCTGCTCTCGTTAACTCAGGCCTTCCCAACGATCGCTTTCACTTCGAAGGATTTCTTCCTCACAAAAAAGGCCGACACACCCGATTACTATTTCTTGCCGAAATGGAAAGTACCATCATCTTATATGAATCTCCGCATCGCTTGATAAAAGCTCTCAAGCAATTTGTTGAATATTTTGGGGAGGATAGACAAATTAGCGTGTCTAGAGAAATCAGCAAACTTCACGAAGAAACAGTAAGAGGAAGTGTAAAAGAAGTAATAGAGGTTTACGAGTCGAGACCTAGTGTGAAGGGTGAGATTGTTATTGTAATTGGAGGAAAAAATTAG
- a CDS encoding 3'-5' exonuclease, whose amino-acid sequence MLNHLSDYQLLYLDIETVSAYPSYFDMPERIRLLWDKKAKTLNYKGDQKPMDLFNRSGIYAEFGKIVCISVGYVVKSSHRLRIKSYYSDDESKLLYEFGELLNQHFNSPKHLMVAHNGKEFDFPYIARRMLVNGLELPSLLDIAGKKPWEIRHIDTLELWKFGDYKHFTSLDLLTAIFDIPSPKADINGSQVNEVYWKENDLKRIAEYCQNDVLAIVQLLNRYRGQNLFLEENIEFVALEEIE is encoded by the coding sequence ATGTTAAACCATCTATCAGACTATCAGCTCCTCTATTTGGATATAGAGACAGTAAGTGCCTATCCCAGCTATTTTGATATGCCAGAACGCATCAGGCTATTATGGGATAAAAAAGCCAAAACCTTAAATTATAAAGGCGACCAAAAACCCATGGATTTATTCAATCGTTCGGGCATTTATGCCGAATTTGGAAAAATCGTTTGCATTTCGGTGGGCTATGTGGTTAAAAGCAGCCATAGGCTCAGAATTAAAAGTTATTATAGCGATGACGAGTCCAAATTACTGTATGAATTTGGGGAATTACTGAATCAGCATTTCAATTCGCCCAAACATCTTATGGTGGCTCATAATGGCAAAGAATTTGATTTTCCTTATATCGCTAGACGAATGCTCGTCAACGGATTGGAACTCCCCTCACTATTAGACATCGCAGGTAAAAAGCCTTGGGAAATCAGGCATATCGATACCCTTGAACTTTGGAAGTTTGGCGATTATAAGCATTTCACTTCTTTAGATTTATTGACTGCTATTTTCGACATACCCTCCCCTAAAGCCGATATTAATGGCAGCCAAGTGAATGAGGTTTACTGGAAAGAAAATGATTTAAAGCGCATTGCAGAATATTGCCAAAATGATGTTCTTGCTATCGTTCAGTTACTCAACCGATATCGAGGGCAGAATTTGTTTTTAGAGGAGAATATTGAGTTTGTAGCTTTGGAGGAGATAGAATAA
- a CDS encoding T9SS-dependent choice-of-anchor J family protein: protein MKNNLAILLLMLAQLTFAQDITTFPYTTSFEEIEQGGVEEYPEGWTSEDLNINPFTNQAWRSIKNSSTSENAHTGETAIHMLSHFSETNNDWLYTPSIEMEAGEVYTLKFWYTAKILQGSIEKIKVHIAGENNALAMLENTELWIDDNVDEDLWKQAEINYIAAETGMFYFGFHYFSDELSFVFIIDDVEIDGPTISGIQTQEELKFQVLGNPAQSEIKIAVQAKQNIVAHLYSIDGSLIRTQKIAKGSTELHMNISDIPQGTYFLNILGNKRSKVEKIIISR from the coding sequence ATGAAAAACAACTTAGCAATTCTACTACTGATGTTAGCACAACTAACATTTGCTCAAGATATCACGACCTTCCCCTATACCACTTCATTCGAAGAAATAGAGCAGGGTGGAGTGGAAGAATATCCTGAAGGATGGACTTCAGAAGATTTAAACATAAATCCATTTACCAATCAGGCTTGGCGCAGCATAAAAAATTCAAGTACTAGCGAAAATGCACATACTGGCGAAACTGCAATTCATATGTTGAGCCATTTTTCGGAAACCAATAACGATTGGCTTTATACGCCAAGTATAGAAATGGAAGCAGGCGAAGTTTATACCCTTAAGTTCTGGTATACCGCAAAAATACTTCAAGGTTCTATAGAAAAAATAAAAGTACATATAGCTGGAGAAAACAATGCGCTAGCCATGTTAGAAAATACAGAGCTTTGGATTGATGATAACGTAGATGAGGATTTATGGAAACAGGCAGAAATCAATTATATAGCAGCAGAAACAGGAATGTTTTATTTTGGCTTTCATTATTTTAGCGATGAATTGAGTTTTGTATTTATTATTGATGATGTTGAAATTGATGGACCTACTATTTCTGGCATCCAAACTCAAGAAGAGCTCAAGTTCCAAGTTTTAGGGAATCCTGCTCAGTCTGAAATTAAAATAGCGGTACAAGCAAAGCAAAACATTGTTGCCCATTTATATAGCATAGATGGGAGCTTGATAAGAACTCAAAAGATAGCCAAAGGAAGCACAGAACTTCATATGAATATTTCTGATATCCCACAAGGGACTTATTTTTTGAATATACTAGGCAATAAGCGTTCAAAAGTGGAAAAAATAATAATTTCAAGATAA
- a CDS encoding sprT domain-containing protein, with the protein MLAQKHREILAKHLPENALGLFMNYINEHPINLKITNARSTKLGDFKAPFHGHPARISVNGDLNPYSFLITLIHELAHWVIWEKHKNFRIIKPHGNEWKTEYKALMEPYLTNYIFPEPLFSVYRKHMLNPKASSSSDIHLMKELKKLDLRASQPILADLNLGDDFQFRGAHFQILKKNRTRFLCQEKRSKRNFLIHAMAEVVPQ; encoded by the coding sequence ATGTTAGCGCAGAAACATCGAGAAATATTGGCCAAACACTTGCCAGAAAATGCTTTGGGATTATTTATGAATTATATCAATGAACATCCCATTAATCTAAAAATTACCAATGCTCGATCTACCAAACTGGGAGACTTCAAAGCTCCATTTCATGGTCATCCAGCTAGAATTTCTGTTAATGGTGATTTAAACCCCTATTCTTTTTTAATCACCTTAATTCATGAGTTAGCGCATTGGGTGATCTGGGAAAAACATAAAAACTTCCGAATTATTAAACCACATGGAAACGAATGGAAAACAGAATATAAAGCTTTGATGGAGCCTTATCTAACTAATTATATTTTTCCTGAACCTTTATTTTCCGTTTATAGAAAACATATGCTCAACCCCAAAGCTAGTTCTAGTTCCGATATTCATTTAATGAAAGAGCTGAAAAAACTAGATCTCAGAGCAAGCCAACCCATTTTAGCTGACCTAAATCTAGGTGATGACTTTCAGTTTAGAGGAGCTCATTTTCAAATTTTGAAGAAAAACAGAACCCGATTTCTTTGCCAGGAAAAGAGAAGCAAAAGAAACTTCCTCATTCATGCCATGGCAGAGGTTGTTCCCCAATAA
- a CDS encoding Gfo/Idh/MocA family protein: MSTPYNFALIGAAGYIAPRHLKAIKETNNNLVAALDKFDSVGVMDSYFPNSDFFTEPERFDRHLDKLRRMDKGREVNYVSICSPNYLHDSHIRLALRNDAHAICEKPIVLNPWNVDALQTLENETGKNIYTILQLRLHPSIIALKKQVEEGPKDKIYDIDLSYITSRGRWYHISWKGDIEKSGGVATNIGVHFFDMLSWVFGDVKENMVHCLETDKASGYLEYEKARVRWFLSIDEADIPADVRASGQRTFRSITIEGKEIEFSGGFTDLHTLSYQDILNGGGFRLEEARNSINTVFHIRNSKPMGKRGDYHPFLRDAGCK; the protein is encoded by the coding sequence ATGAGTACCCCCTATAATTTCGCACTAATTGGAGCTGCTGGCTATATTGCTCCACGACATCTAAAAGCCATCAAAGAAACCAATAACAACTTGGTTGCTGCACTTGATAAATTCGACAGTGTGGGAGTCATGGATAGTTATTTTCCTAATTCCGATTTTTTTACTGAGCCAGAGCGTTTCGACCGTCACCTGGATAAATTGCGACGAATGGACAAAGGAAGAGAAGTGAATTATGTAAGCATCTGTTCTCCTAACTATTTACACGATTCTCATATTCGTTTGGCTTTACGAAATGATGCACATGCCATTTGTGAAAAACCTATAGTTCTGAATCCGTGGAATGTGGACGCCTTGCAAACATTAGAAAATGAAACAGGGAAAAATATTTATACCATCCTCCAATTACGTCTTCATCCGTCAATTATAGCCTTGAAGAAACAAGTTGAAGAGGGGCCAAAAGACAAAATCTATGATATAGATCTCAGTTATATCACATCTCGTGGTCGCTGGTATCATATCAGTTGGAAAGGAGATATTGAAAAGTCAGGAGGAGTAGCTACCAATATTGGTGTCCATTTCTTCGATATGCTGAGTTGGGTTTTTGGTGATGTGAAAGAAAATATGGTTCACTGCCTTGAAACGGACAAAGCTTCTGGATATCTAGAGTATGAAAAAGCCCGAGTAAGATGGTTTCTAAGTATTGATGAAGCTGATATTCCTGCCGATGTAAGAGCTTCTGGTCAAAGAACATTCAGATCAATCACTATTGAAGGAAAAGAAATAGAATTCAGTGGTGGCTTTACCGATCTCCACACCCTGAGTTATCAGGATATTTTAAATGGTGGAGGTTTCAGACTAGAAGAAGCTAGAAACAGCATCAATACAGTCTTTCATATTAGAAACAGTAAGCCAATGGGTAAACGAGGTGATTATCACCCTTTCCTCAGAGATGCTGGTTGTAAATAA
- a CDS encoding UpxY family transcription antiterminator, with protein sequence MISYQWYAIYTRSRGEKVTAKLLSDQGIEVYLPLQRKLRQWSDRKKWVEVPYINSYVFVKASEKEYYDILNTQGVVRYVTFNGKAASIPDVQIEAMKRVLSSDTHVTFSGHIFRKGEMVLIEKGALMGYQGEVVLDSDGKKKVMIRIGEIGISMMVQLELNDLKKIDS encoded by the coding sequence ATGATATCCTATCAATGGTATGCCATTTATACCCGTTCGCGCGGTGAAAAAGTAACCGCAAAGTTATTGAGCGACCAAGGTATTGAAGTATATCTTCCCTTGCAAAGAAAATTACGTCAATGGAGCGATAGAAAAAAGTGGGTAGAAGTTCCTTATATCAATTCCTACGTTTTTGTAAAAGCTAGTGAAAAAGAGTATTATGATATTTTAAATACTCAAGGAGTTGTCCGCTATGTTACCTTTAATGGTAAAGCAGCCTCTATCCCCGATGTGCAAATTGAGGCCATGAAAAGGGTACTGTCTTCTGATACACATGTTACTTTTAGTGGTCATATATTTAGAAAAGGCGAAATGGTTCTTATTGAAAAAGGAGCTTTAATGGGGTACCAAGGCGAAGTCGTTTTGGATAGCGACGGTAAGAAAAAGGTGATGATTAGAATTGGAGAAATTGGTATTTCAATGATGGTACAATTGGAATTAAATGACTTAAAAAAAATAGATTCCTAA
- a CDS encoding SRPBCC family protein — MKKLLYIVLGIIALFFVIAAFAPKEYSVVRSVEVNQSLPVTFDYVKHLKNQDEYSKWAMVDPNMKKSFRGTDGTVGFVSRWESEDENVGIGEQEIIKIEEGKRVDFELRFESPWESVSPAYMSTESINANTTKVVWGFEGHMDYPSNIMLLFMDMEEMLGGDLQTGLDNLKKNLE; from the coding sequence ATGAAAAAGTTATTGTATATTGTTCTAGGGATTATTGCCCTGTTTTTTGTTATAGCAGCTTTTGCACCTAAGGAGTATTCGGTGGTAAGATCTGTTGAAGTTAACCAATCTCTTCCTGTTACCTTCGACTATGTAAAGCATCTTAAAAACCAAGATGAATATAGTAAATGGGCTATGGTAGATCCGAATATGAAGAAATCTTTCAGAGGTACTGATGGAACTGTTGGCTTTGTTTCTCGTTGGGAAAGCGAAGATGAAAATGTAGGTATTGGAGAACAAGAAATTATAAAAATTGAGGAGGGTAAACGAGTAGATTTCGAGTTAAGATTTGAATCTCCATGGGAATCAGTTTCTCCTGCATATATGTCAACCGAAAGCATAAATGCAAATACAACCAAAGTAGTTTGGGGATTTGAAGGTCATATGGATTACCCATCTAATATCATGCTTTTATTTATGGATATGGAAGAAATGCTAGGTGGTGATTTACAAACAGGTTTAGATAACCTTAAGAAAAACTTGGAATAA
- a CDS encoding DUF1801 domain-containing protein — MAKYELKTKLNDKDVIAFLEKIEDEKKRSDSFELLDLFTKITMAEPKMWGENIIGFGSYHYKYESGQEGQWFKIGFSPRKAKFSLYVMSGFDYLKPYLDQLGKHKIGKSCLYVNKLADIDKNILENLVLESFNHLISEV, encoded by the coding sequence ATGGCTAAATACGAGCTTAAAACTAAGCTGAATGATAAGGACGTGATTGCATTTTTAGAGAAAATAGAAGATGAAAAAAAAAGATCTGATAGCTTTGAGCTTTTGGATCTTTTTACAAAAATCACAATGGCTGAGCCTAAAATGTGGGGAGAGAATATCATTGGGTTTGGTAGCTATCATTATAAATACGAATCGGGGCAAGAAGGGCAATGGTTTAAAATTGGATTTTCACCAAGAAAAGCAAAGTTTAGTCTTTATGTGATGAGTGGCTTTGATTATCTAAAACCTTATCTTGACCAATTAGGAAAACACAAAATTGGAAAATCTTGCCTTTATGTAAATAAGCTTGCAGACATTGATAAAAATATCCTTGAAAACCTAGTGCTCGAATCTTTTAATCATTTAATATCAGAGGTTTAA
- a CDS encoding PspC domain-containing protein: MSTGKRLFRNPQGKVVGGVCTGLGDYFNLDYTIIRIIWLLMVLFGGFGVLLYLICWIIIPEKVF, from the coding sequence ATGAGTACTGGAAAAAGATTATTTAGGAACCCACAAGGAAAAGTGGTAGGAGGAGTTTGTACGGGATTAGGTGATTATTTTAACCTGGATTATACCATCATCAGAATTATTTGGTTATTGATGGTTCTGTTTGGAGGTTTTGGAGTGTTACTTTATCTTATTTGTTGGATAATTATTCCGGAAAAGGTGTTTTAA
- the nuoE gene encoding NADH-quinone oxidoreductase subunit NuoE, translated as MADTEKLVEQLVSKHGKTRNSLLPVLQGVVQEEHFLSDTAMIAIAKALNLSSADVYGTASFYTFLETEPRGENIIRVCKTITCKMKGKQRVIEAIENHLKIKEGETSRNKKFTLLAANCLGWCHKGPVMLVNDDVYPHVDPDQIVNILDKYC; from the coding sequence ATGGCAGATACAGAAAAATTAGTTGAACAGTTGGTTTCAAAACATGGTAAGACTCGAAATAGTCTTTTACCCGTTTTGCAAGGCGTTGTTCAAGAAGAACATTTCCTATCGGACACTGCAATGATCGCAATTGCTAAGGCGTTAAATTTATCGTCGGCCGATGTTTACGGAACCGCTTCGTTTTATACATTCTTAGAAACGGAACCCCGTGGTGAAAATATCATCAGAGTGTGTAAAACCATTACTTGCAAAATGAAGGGCAAACAGCGAGTAATTGAGGCTATTGAGAACCATTTAAAAATTAAGGAAGGTGAAACTAGTAGGAACAAGAAGTTTACACTCCTAGCCGCCAACTGTTTGGGTTGGTGCCACAAGGGTCCAGTGATGCTCGTCAATGACGATGTTTACCCTCACGTAGACCCAGATCAAATAGTTAATATTTTAGATAAATATTGCTAG